A portion of the Flavobacterium limnophilum genome contains these proteins:
- a CDS encoding peptidylprolyl isomerase, with product MKAKILLLLFLGILNMQAQTAKKPVATKKPATTTKASPTAKPTPKTTAAADGIFATILTNKGTIVVLLEYQKTPVTVANFISLAEGKNTFVTNEKLKAKPFYDGLTFHRVIADFMIQGGDPSGNGSGNPGYAFKDEITDLKFDKGGILAMANSGPATNGSQFFITHKDTPWLTGVHTIFGHVTTGMDVVNKIAQNDVILKVTITRKGTAAKAFDAVKVFTDYYSNKDEDTKKQAAINAENQKKQAAIEAEAKRVYLEKYGSVINAKAAYLAATKATGTKTASGLIYKITEKGTGVKPADGTTFNFNYAGYFEDGNLFDSNYEEVSKTFGKHDASRAAQNGYQPFPIEAGKKEGMIPGFLEGLNLISYGDKAVIFIPSNLAYGERGAGGVIPPNATLIFEIEMLEIKADPKK from the coding sequence ATGAAAGCCAAAATCTTGTTATTATTGTTCTTGGGAATACTGAACATGCAAGCCCAAACTGCAAAAAAACCGGTTGCGACCAAAAAACCTGCGACAACAACAAAAGCCAGTCCGACAGCAAAGCCAACCCCAAAAACCACGGCCGCCGCCGATGGTATTTTTGCCACGATTCTTACCAATAAAGGAACTATCGTTGTCCTATTGGAATACCAAAAAACGCCGGTTACCGTAGCCAACTTTATTTCGCTTGCCGAGGGAAAAAACACCTTTGTAACCAACGAAAAACTGAAAGCCAAACCTTTTTATGATGGCTTGACGTTTCACAGGGTAATTGCCGATTTCATGATTCAAGGTGGCGATCCTTCCGGAAACGGGTCTGGTAATCCAGGTTATGCCTTCAAGGATGAAATCACGGATTTAAAATTTGACAAAGGCGGCATTTTGGCCATGGCCAATTCGGGTCCAGCCACCAATGGAAGCCAGTTTTTCATTACCCATAAAGACACCCCTTGGTTAACCGGAGTACACACCATTTTTGGCCATGTAACTACAGGAATGGATGTTGTGAACAAGATTGCACAAAATGATGTAATTCTCAAAGTTACCATTACCAGAAAAGGAACTGCGGCCAAAGCATTTGATGCGGTAAAAGTATTCACGGATTATTATTCCAATAAAGACGAAGATACCAAGAAACAAGCCGCCATTAATGCCGAAAACCAGAAAAAACAGGCAGCAATCGAAGCGGAAGCCAAAAGAGTTTACCTCGAAAAATACGGGAGTGTCATCAACGCAAAAGCGGCTTATTTGGCAGCGACAAAAGCTACTGGAACCAAGACCGCCTCAGGATTGATCTATAAAATAACGGAAAAAGGAACTGGAGTAAAACCGGCAGATGGAACTACTTTCAACTTCAATTATGCCGGTTATTTTGAAGACGGCAATCTGTTTGACAGCAACTATGAAGAGGTTTCCAAAACTTTTGGAAAACATGATGCCAGCAGGGCTGCCCAAAACGGATACCAGCCCTTCCCTATTGAAGCCGGAAAAAAAGAAGGCATGATTCCTGGATTTCTCGAAGGATTGAACCTGATATCCTATGGTGACAAAGCGGTTATTTTTATCCCTTCAAACCTTGCTTATGGCGAAAGAGGTGCCGGTGGCGTGATTCCGCCCAATGCAACACTTATTTTTGAGATAGAAATGTTGGAAATCAAAGCCGATCCCAAAAAATAA
- a CDS encoding peptidylprolyl isomerase, with protein sequence MKKNILFLLLLTASLFSCKEGKNNLPDGLYAKIETNKGTVIVQLDYEKAPITVANFVTLAEGKNEFITNENLKNKPFYDGLKFHRVIADFMIQTGDPLGTGSGDAGYKFKDEITDMRFDKGGVLAMANGGPATNSSQFFITHVETPWLDGKHTIFGHVVENGMEVVNKILQDDFIKTITIIRNGEAAKKFDAVKTFRDYFAVEAENQKNKFALDAAANAKYKVVYDQKVASLAALKAKATKTPSGLQYVITKKAGGKKPASGANIYIHYAGFLENGTLFDSSMEDVSKTFGKYDENRAAQGGYQPIPFQAGRKDGMIPGFIEGLEKLSFGDKAVLFIPSKLAYGEAGANGVIPPNANIIFEIELLENLPQ encoded by the coding sequence ATGAAAAAAAACATTCTATTTTTGTTACTTCTAACGGCCTCTTTATTTTCCTGCAAAGAAGGAAAAAACAATCTTCCCGACGGATTATATGCCAAAATCGAAACAAATAAAGGTACTGTCATCGTACAATTGGATTATGAAAAAGCGCCAATCACCGTGGCCAACTTTGTGACATTGGCCGAAGGAAAAAATGAATTTATCACCAATGAAAATCTAAAAAACAAACCCTTTTATGATGGTTTGAAGTTTCACAGGGTCATTGCCGATTTCATGATCCAGACTGGAGACCCATTGGGAACGGGTTCCGGCGATGCCGGTTACAAATTCAAGGACGAAATTACCGATATGCGTTTTGACAAAGGCGGCGTTTTGGCCATGGCCAATGGCGGTCCGGCAACCAACAGCAGCCAATTTTTCATCACCCATGTCGAAACACCTTGGCTAGACGGAAAACACACCATTTTTGGTCACGTGGTAGAAAATGGCATGGAAGTAGTCAATAAAATTCTACAAGACGATTTCATCAAGACCATAACCATTATCCGAAACGGGGAAGCCGCCAAAAAGTTTGATGCCGTAAAAACCTTCCGTGATTACTTTGCCGTGGAAGCAGAAAACCAAAAAAACAAGTTTGCTCTTGATGCCGCTGCCAATGCGAAATACAAAGTCGTCTATGACCAAAAAGTAGCTTCGCTTGCCGCCTTGAAAGCCAAAGCCACCAAGACACCATCAGGATTGCAATATGTGATTACCAAAAAAGCGGGTGGCAAGAAACCTGCCAGCGGTGCCAACATTTACATTCACTATGCCGGTTTTCTGGAAAACGGAACGCTATTTGATTCCAGCATGGAAGACGTTTCAAAAACATTTGGAAAATATGACGAAAACAGGGCTGCCCAAGGAGGATACCAACCCATTCCATTTCAAGCAGGTCGAAAAGACGGCATGATTCCCGGTTTTATCGAAGGATTGGAAAAACTGTCTTTTGGAGACAAAGCCGTGCTGTTCATCCCTTCTAAATTGGCGTATGGAGAAGCAGGAGCCAATGGCGTAATTCCGCCCAATGCCAACATCATTTTTGAAATTGAACTACTCGAAAATTTACCGCAATAA